In one Arenibacter antarcticus genomic region, the following are encoded:
- a CDS encoding DMT family transporter: MNKARIALAIGVICISIFPILVKLNLTPGVISAFYRMAIASSLIVPYVLISKKFNMPSKKLLFSAILCGVIFGADVAVWNVAIQESTATQATLLTNLSPVWVGIGAFFFLKDKPTSNFWIGTVVAIIGMILLVGLNTFINLDFDLAFCLAILSGMLYAVYMLLSKKILNEVDVVTFLTISVVSSAVGLGVLSYLIGEPFGGFSNAGWLVLVVQGVVCQLLAWLLISYATKYMRATRVSVSLLGQAVIASLLAWLFLEESISLQMIVGGFFLLFGIRITFYQKQLLSKKRAIKGAYSIKH; encoded by the coding sequence ATGAACAAAGCGAGGATTGCATTGGCGATAGGGGTGATCTGTATTTCCATTTTCCCCATTTTAGTAAAATTGAACCTTACCCCAGGGGTGATTTCTGCGTTTTATAGAATGGCAATAGCTTCTTCGCTCATAGTACCTTATGTGCTTATCTCCAAAAAGTTTAATATGCCTTCCAAAAAGCTGTTGTTCTCTGCTATTTTATGTGGAGTTATTTTTGGGGCCGATGTTGCAGTTTGGAACGTTGCAATTCAAGAATCTACAGCTACACAAGCAACACTCCTTACCAATTTATCCCCTGTTTGGGTTGGGATTGGGGCATTTTTCTTTTTAAAGGACAAGCCAACTTCCAATTTTTGGATCGGAACTGTTGTGGCTATTATCGGAATGATTCTGTTGGTTGGACTAAATACCTTTATTAATTTGGACTTTGACCTGGCCTTTTGTTTGGCCATTTTATCGGGGATGCTATACGCTGTTTATATGTTATTGAGTAAAAAGATTTTAAATGAAGTGGATGTAGTCACTTTTTTAACCATCAGCGTAGTGTCATCTGCTGTTGGATTAGGAGTTTTAAGCTACCTTATTGGGGAACCTTTTGGAGGTTTTTCCAATGCTGGATGGTTGGTATTGGTGGTGCAAGGAGTAGTCTGCCAGCTTTTAGCATGGTTGCTAATTAGTTATGCCACCAAATATATGCGGGCAACTAGGGTTTCTGTAAGTCTATTGGGACAAGCAGTCATTGCATCCCTATTGGCATGGTTATTTTTAGAGGAATCCATATCCTTGCAAATGATTGTTGGAGGTTTCTTTTTGTTATTTGGTATTCGGATTACTTTTTATCAGAAACAATTGCTCTCCAAAAAAAGGGCGATTAAAGGCGCCTATTCCATTAAACATTAA
- a CDS encoding site-2 protease family protein: MKGTLKLGTVSGIKIEVHWTFTLLLVWVAFIEIQAGADIGRIFLNEALIVVLFGCVVLHELGHALTAKKFNIKTRKILLLPIGGVASLEKMPEKPGQELLVALAGPAVNIVIAFLLALVIPLNHYFSLNATVLEELLYKPSLQNFLFYLFIANIMLAFFNLIPAFPMDGGRVLRALLSYKLGRVEATRIASGIGQGLAVMFFVLGLFYNPFLILIALFIFFGAYAENQMVKQIYLLKDHLVKEATLTNITLLSPVNCVQEVVDILLAGTEKDFVVVDKGEIVGIVAYKDIIKYANTPSMLVKEIMQKSFKTVDASTSMTEVLEQIGREKIGFYPVVEEKKLIGAIDRVNISEFILLKSATLN; this comes from the coding sequence ATGAAGGGTACTTTAAAATTAGGAACTGTTTCCGGTATTAAAATCGAGGTACATTGGACATTTACCCTTTTATTGGTATGGGTGGCCTTTATCGAGATTCAAGCCGGTGCCGATATCGGAAGGATATTCCTTAATGAGGCTCTGATCGTGGTCTTGTTTGGGTGTGTGGTACTCCATGAATTGGGTCATGCACTCACTGCTAAAAAATTTAATATCAAAACCAGGAAAATTTTGTTATTGCCTATAGGCGGTGTAGCTAGTTTGGAGAAAATGCCCGAAAAACCGGGGCAAGAATTACTAGTAGCGCTTGCTGGGCCAGCGGTAAATATAGTTATAGCCTTCTTATTGGCGCTTGTAATTCCGCTTAATCATTATTTTAGCCTTAATGCCACGGTTTTAGAGGAATTGCTCTATAAGCCTTCACTTCAAAACTTTCTATTTTATCTTTTTATAGCTAATATAATGTTGGCGTTCTTTAATCTAATTCCCGCGTTTCCGATGGATGGCGGTCGAGTATTAAGGGCTTTGTTGTCCTATAAATTGGGACGTGTGGAGGCTACTAGAATTGCTTCGGGCATTGGTCAGGGCCTTGCTGTGATGTTTTTTGTACTTGGACTTTTCTACAATCCGTTCTTAATATTGATTGCGCTCTTTATTTTCTTTGGGGCATATGCGGAGAATCAAATGGTGAAACAAATCTACTTATTAAAGGACCACTTGGTAAAGGAAGCCACCCTTACCAACATTACTTTGTTAAGTCCGGTAAACTGTGTACAGGAAGTGGTAGATATCTTATTGGCAGGTACGGAAAAGGACTTTGTAGTGGTGGATAAAGGAGAAATCGTGGGAATTGTTGCTTATAAAGATATTATTAAATATGCCAATACCCCCTCTATGTTGGTGAAGGAAATAATGCAGAAAAGCTTTAAAACTGTGGATGCTTCTACAAGCATGACCGAAGTGTTGGAACAGATTGGTAGGGAGAAAATAGGCTTTTACCCTGTCGTTGAAGAAAAAAAACTTATTGGAGCCATTGATAGAGTCAACATCAGCGAGTTTATACTATTAAAGTCGGCTACTTTAAATTAA
- a CDS encoding SDR family oxidoreductase has translation MKILVTGATGYIGKRLIPLLVQDGHHVVCAVRDKLRGVSSFRDEEHVEVIESDFLKPETLSNIPNDIEVAYYLIHSMSNASSDFEKLEEECALNFKARIEGTQVKQVVYLSGITNEKQLSKHLRSRKNVEDSLSSPHYGLTIFKAGIIVGSGSSSFEIIRDLVEKLPVMIAPKWLNTKTQPLAVRDVLSFLSKAVGNKQLFNETYDIFGPEILTYKQMLLQFAEVRKLKRYILTVPVMTPKLSSYWLYFVTSTSYKLASNLVDSMGVQIVGSPSNINELLKVAPMTYKEAVALAFEKIEQNSIISSWKDSFVSSGRLKGHSHKYVNVPKYGCFTDYKERKVSDVLKTTDKIWAIGGSTGWYYGTFLWKIRGYIDKLVGGIGLRRGRTSETDLEVGDALDFWRVIFADRAQRKLLLYAEMKLPGEAWLEFKIEDNILKQTATFRPRGLAGRFYWYSVLPFHGFIFKGMIERLAS, from the coding sequence ATGAAAATACTCGTTACAGGTGCAACAGGTTATATTGGAAAACGATTAATTCCGTTATTGGTGCAGGATGGGCATCATGTGGTTTGTGCAGTTCGGGATAAACTGCGAGGTGTGAGTAGTTTTCGTGACGAGGAGCATGTTGAGGTTATTGAATCTGATTTTCTTAAACCGGAAACGCTTAGCAATATTCCCAATGATATTGAGGTTGCCTATTATTTAATCCATTCCATGTCCAATGCCTCCAGTGATTTTGAAAAGCTTGAGGAAGAATGTGCACTTAATTTTAAAGCGAGAATTGAAGGTACACAGGTGAAACAGGTGGTGTATTTAAGCGGAATTACCAACGAAAAACAGCTTTCCAAACACCTTCGGTCTAGAAAAAATGTTGAGGATTCCTTAAGCTCTCCCCACTACGGTCTTACTATTTTTAAAGCTGGAATAATTGTGGGTTCCGGAAGCTCATCCTTTGAAATTATTAGGGATTTGGTAGAAAAATTACCGGTAATGATTGCGCCAAAATGGTTGAATACCAAAACCCAACCCTTGGCAGTTAGGGATGTCTTGTCTTTTTTATCCAAAGCTGTCGGTAATAAGCAATTATTTAATGAGACCTATGATATTTTTGGTCCCGAGATATTAACCTATAAGCAAATGTTATTACAGTTTGCGGAGGTGAGGAAATTAAAACGCTATATACTAACGGTTCCAGTGATGACCCCCAAGCTGTCCTCTTACTGGTTGTATTTTGTAACCTCTACTTCTTACAAATTGGCTTCTAATTTGGTTGATAGTATGGGGGTACAGATTGTTGGAAGCCCTAGTAATATCAATGAACTATTAAAGGTAGCACCAATGACTTATAAGGAGGCCGTTGCCTTAGCTTTTGAAAAAATAGAACAGAATAGTATTATTTCTAGTTGGAAAGATTCATTTGTGAGCAGTGGCCGATTAAAAGGTCATTCCCATAAATATGTAAACGTCCCAAAATATGGCTGCTTTACTGATTATAAAGAACGAAAAGTATCCGATGTGCTGAAAACAACCGATAAAATATGGGCTATAGGAGGGTCTACAGGCTGGTATTATGGTACTTTTTTATGGAAAATTCGTGGGTATATAGATAAACTTGTGGGTGGAATTGGCCTACGTAGAGGAAGAACAAGTGAAACCGATTTGGAAGTAGGAGATGCCTTGGATTTTTGGCGGGTTATTTTTGCTGATAGAGCGCAAAGGAAATTGCTTTTATATGCCGAAATGAAATTACCAGGAGAGGCCTGGCTCGAATTTAAAATTGAAGATAATATTCTAAAACAGACCGCAACTTTTAGACCAAGGGGTTTGGCTGGTAGATTCTATTGGTATAGTGTATTACCATTCCACGGATTTATTTTTAAAGGGATGATAGAACGATTGGCATCTTAA
- a CDS encoding sulfur reduction protein DsrE — MKATFLKTSLIVLTLIFSGTVNAQENKANDYAVLTTKIQQLKPITLAAASLLKEDGNLFGSFETIIYGKEVVSLTDKKLMKSYLMEAKKANVTLVVCKMALDHYNVSVKDIPKEFKVVPNAFTYYLQLQKKGVMGLSL, encoded by the coding sequence ATGAAAGCAACATTCTTAAAAACATCATTAATAGTCCTTACCTTAATTTTTAGTGGCACTGTAAACGCTCAAGAAAACAAAGCGAATGACTATGCTGTATTGACTACGAAAATTCAACAATTAAAGCCCATTACCCTTGCTGCTGCCTCCTTGCTAAAGGAAGATGGGAATTTATTCGGGAGTTTCGAAACTATTATCTACGGCAAAGAGGTAGTATCCTTAACTGATAAAAAGTTGATGAAATCCTATTTAATGGAGGCCAAGAAGGCAAATGTTACCCTAGTGGTCTGTAAAATGGCACTGGATCATTATAATGTATCTGTAAAGGATATCCCAAAAGAGTTTAAAGTTGTTCCCAACGCTTTCACCTATTATTTACAACTTCAGAAAAAAGGAGTTATGGGATTAAGCCTTTAA
- a CDS encoding DoxX family membrane protein, with product MKHKIEVDYRSIQLLRITVSGIFLIAGLNHLLQTDKVVNRIALASSKNFAYFFGDPTLLVLLSGIVMILAGAVFLIGYKTKWAAILLIAILIPITITVQIGQTSTLGPLFKNITIFGGLLFFILNDTNKFNKKIKL from the coding sequence ATGAAACATAAGATTGAAGTCGATTATCGCTCTATTCAGCTATTGCGAATAACTGTAAGCGGAATATTTTTAATCGCTGGCCTCAACCACCTACTACAGACTGATAAGGTGGTAAACCGAATAGCCTTAGCGAGCTCTAAAAACTTCGCCTATTTTTTTGGCGACCCTACCCTATTGGTCCTATTGTCAGGAATAGTAATGATTCTTGCAGGTGCTGTCTTCCTTATCGGTTACAAGACCAAATGGGCGGCAATACTACTTATTGCCATTCTAATTCCCATTACAATAACGGTTCAAATTGGTCAGACCAGTACTTTAGGCCCCTTATTTAAGAACATAACCATTTTTGGTGGCTTGCTTTTTTTTATTCTTAACGACACCAATAAATTCAATAAAAAAATAAAATTATGA
- a CDS encoding site-specific integrase produces MSYLEVASEGIYCVFLLSNFTNLKLPIMLENSRLYVLFFTRKHNRESDKLKLYARVTVGGTRCEYSLNRDLKASLWDNNRKRGKGFSKYVLSLNNYLDQIFAGLYEAHRQLLDEGKVISSALVKARYYGEEEEEGKTLLDLITYHNSTMHTSLKPGTMKNYYSTERCIKKFLEDEYRMEDIPLKKLNYRFIVDFEQYVREYKPATRMGCANNGAMKHMERLKKMSRLGVRLEWLDKDPFINFKLKFNKTERHFLTEREIKLIQETTFKEPSYEMIKDLFVFACYTGLSYIDVKELKTNHLVIGRDGGDWLFTKREKTDEPLKIPLLPIAKKIIEKYKEIPDIKANGQLLPIYSNHMINRTLKDIAKACGIRKNLTFHVARHTFATAITLSNGVPLETVSKLLGHSKLSTTQIYARVLEKKIGEDMQNLMVRLKER; encoded by the coding sequence ATGTCGTATCTTGAAGTAGCTTCTGAGGGTATTTACTGCGTGTTTTTACTTTCTAATTTCACTAATCTAAAGCTACCTATCATGTTGGAAAACAGTAGATTATATGTTTTGTTCTTCACTAGAAAACACAATAGAGAAAGCGATAAATTAAAATTATATGCACGTGTAACAGTAGGTGGAACACGGTGTGAATACAGTTTAAATCGGGATTTAAAAGCCAGTTTATGGGATAATAACCGGAAAAGAGGGAAGGGATTTTCTAAATATGTGCTGTCACTGAACAATTATTTAGATCAGATTTTCGCCGGATTATATGAGGCGCATCGTCAACTTTTAGATGAAGGCAAGGTTATTTCTTCTGCCTTGGTAAAGGCCAGGTATTATGGGGAAGAGGAGGAGGAGGGAAAAACCTTGCTCGATTTGATTACCTATCATAACTCCACTATGCATACTTCCCTAAAGCCGGGGACCATGAAAAATTATTATAGTACGGAGCGGTGTATAAAAAAATTCCTTGAGGACGAATATCGGATGGAAGACATTCCGCTTAAAAAATTGAATTATCGTTTTATTGTGGATTTTGAGCAGTATGTACGGGAATATAAACCTGCTACACGCATGGGCTGTGCTAATAACGGAGCCATGAAGCATATGGAGCGATTGAAAAAGATGTCGAGGCTGGGGGTACGATTGGAATGGTTGGACAAGGATCCATTCATCAACTTTAAACTTAAATTTAATAAAACAGAACGCCATTTTCTAACAGAACGGGAGATAAAACTAATCCAAGAAACCACTTTTAAGGAGCCTAGCTATGAGATGATCAAGGACCTTTTTGTTTTTGCCTGTTATACGGGGCTCTCCTATATTGATGTAAAGGAACTGAAGACAAATCATTTGGTCATTGGTCGTGATGGGGGAGACTGGTTATTTACCAAAAGGGAGAAGACCGATGAACCTTTAAAAATCCCCTTGCTGCCAATAGCAAAGAAAATTATAGAAAAGTATAAGGAGATTCCTGACATTAAGGCCAATGGTCAACTGCTACCTATTTATAGTAATCATATGATCAATCGGACTTTGAAAGATATTGCCAAGGCCTGTGGTATTCGAAAAAACTTGACATTTCATGTTGCACGGCACACCTTTGCCACTGCAATTACACTATCCAATGGAGTACCCCTTGAAACGGTTTCTAAACTTTTGGGGCATTCCAAACTGTCTACCACCCAAATTTACGCAAGGGTACTCGAAAAGAAGATAGGAGAGGATATGCAGAATTTGATGGTGCGTTTAAAGGAGAGGTAG
- a CDS encoding sulfur reduction protein DsrE, producing MKIKSLLILVCLFLILPLQVKGQHKLPNTNYTALIKNSKSLTGALETAEELMIADPQNFGEFQIVFCGKSIHEITEANIMDPILKRIGSKPIKVIACGFSLNKFKVDRTKIPQEITTVENGILHQFQLLKKGYLNLDL from the coding sequence ATGAAGATAAAATCCCTGTTGATACTTGTCTGTTTATTTCTAATACTACCCTTGCAAGTAAAGGGCCAGCACAAATTGCCTAATACAAATTATACGGCATTGATAAAAAATAGCAAATCCCTAACGGGCGCGTTAGAAACCGCAGAGGAGCTAATGATCGCTGACCCACAAAATTTCGGAGAATTTCAGATCGTTTTCTGTGGTAAATCTATCCACGAAATTACCGAGGCCAACATCATGGACCCCATTTTAAAACGCATTGGATCTAAGCCCATAAAAGTGATTGCCTGTGGATTTTCTCTTAACAAATTTAAAGTAGACCGCACTAAAATTCCTCAGGAAATCACTACCGTAGAAAACGGAATCTTACATCAGTTCCAACTTTTAAAGAAAGGCTATTTAAACCTAGACCTATAA
- a CDS encoding BfmA/BtgA family mobilization protein produces the protein MDNFYTIRFRRNTAQRFKRFSKKVSNSYSESMEMVINFFEWHGFLPSEKFEKSISKEILKNRRRTEAVIAIIREIEKNQTKPTKSMLELLFEHSHQKKPEQAPLLIGSHDHDPEMDVFYKKVDQALILERENTNLKRGLKQNRAELKALLNKVQLDIDPKDFEKLKIKIEK, from the coding sequence ATGGATAATTTTTATACGATACGGTTTAGACGGAATACCGCCCAACGGTTCAAACGTTTTTCCAAAAAAGTGTCCAACTCCTATTCGGAGTCGATGGAGATGGTCATTAACTTTTTTGAATGGCACGGATTTTTACCATCGGAAAAATTTGAAAAGAGTATTAGCAAGGAAATCCTAAAGAATAGGAGACGAACGGAAGCGGTAATAGCCATTATCCGTGAGATCGAAAAAAATCAGACCAAGCCCACAAAATCAATGCTCGAACTTCTCTTTGAACATTCGCACCAAAAGAAGCCGGAACAAGCACCCTTGCTGATCGGGAGTCATGATCATGACCCGGAAATGGATGTGTTTTATAAAAAGGTAGATCAAGCCTTGATCCTGGAGCGGGAGAACACCAATCTTAAGCGTGGCCTAAAACAAAATAGGGCAGAATTAAAAGCCCTGCTAAACAAGGTGCAATTGGATATAGACCCTAAAGATTTTGAAAAGCTTAAAATTAAGATAGAAAAATAA
- a CDS encoding TlpA disulfide reductase family protein, giving the protein MNKKIKKEILQWVGIIAVGLILYTTGLHTEVIGFAQRGILATGIMNPNVDKKDLASNDTSYPSADFGLNLVNSKGESLSLEKFRGKAIFINVWATWCPPCIAEMPNINELYNELKDDNVEFIMLSVDDSFEKAKSFSERKGYDFEIYTPNGPLPQMYHSNSIPTTYIIDAKGNLVLTHKGMGNYSTKKFTEFMRDLQ; this is encoded by the coding sequence ATGAACAAAAAAATTAAAAAGGAAATATTGCAATGGGTCGGAATAATTGCAGTGGGTCTTATTCTATATACTACAGGGCTACATACTGAAGTTATTGGATTTGCACAACGCGGAATTTTAGCTACGGGAATAATGAATCCTAATGTGGATAAAAAGGATTTAGCCTCGAACGATACGTCCTACCCGAGTGCAGATTTCGGTTTAAATTTGGTGAATAGCAAAGGAGAATCCTTATCCTTGGAGAAATTTCGAGGAAAAGCCATATTTATCAATGTATGGGCCACTTGGTGTCCGCCATGTATTGCAGAGATGCCCAATATAAATGAATTGTATAATGAGCTTAAGGATGACAATGTTGAGTTTATCATGTTATCTGTTGACGATAGTTTTGAAAAAGCAAAATCCTTTAGCGAAAGGAAAGGATACGATTTTGAAATTTATACGCCAAATGGCCCTCTTCCTCAAATGTACCACTCCAACAGTATCCCCACCACTTATATAATTGATGCCAAGGGAAATTTGGTGTTGACCCATAAAGGAATGGGTAATTATAGCACGAAAAAGTTCACAGAGTTTATGCGCGATTTACAGTAA
- a CDS encoding exodeoxyribonuclease III, translating to MNIITWNVNGIRAAVKKDFFESISNLDPDILCLQETKAQDQEVAEALLPLTNYQININSGVKKGYSGTALLSKTTSINTTQDMGIEEHDMEGRVQCAEYPDFYVVNVYVPNSGQKLDRLDYRKQWDADFLAYLKNLEKTKPVIACGDFNVAHKPIDLKNDKANYNKTAGYTQVEIDGMDNFLNSGFLDSFRLLHPDTVAYTYWSYRFKARERNTGWRIDYFLVSKSLKEKIKSVKIYGEILGSDHCPVGLEIDL from the coding sequence ATGAATATTATAACATGGAACGTTAACGGTATTAGGGCCGCGGTTAAAAAGGATTTTTTTGAGTCGATTTCTAACCTCGACCCAGACATTCTCTGTTTACAAGAAACCAAAGCTCAGGACCAAGAGGTAGCGGAGGCATTATTACCACTGACTAACTATCAGATAAATATTAATTCTGGGGTAAAAAAAGGATATTCGGGAACAGCATTACTATCCAAGACAACATCTATTAACACGACCCAAGATATGGGTATTGAGGAACACGATATGGAAGGAAGGGTTCAATGTGCAGAATATCCCGATTTCTATGTGGTGAATGTATATGTACCCAATTCAGGGCAAAAATTGGACCGATTGGATTATCGTAAACAGTGGGATGCCGATTTCCTGGCCTATTTAAAGAATTTAGAAAAGACCAAACCGGTAATTGCCTGTGGGGATTTTAATGTGGCCCATAAACCCATCGATTTAAAGAATGACAAGGCTAACTACAACAAAACAGCTGGATATACTCAAGTTGAAATAGACGGTATGGACAATTTCCTAAATTCTGGGTTTCTGGATTCTTTTCGTCTCTTACATCCCGATACGGTTGCCTACACCTATTGGAGTTATAGATTTAAAGCTAGGGAACGAAATACCGGATGGCGAATAGATTACTTTTTGGTAAGCAAGTCTTTAAAAGAAAAAATTAAATCGGTGAAAATATATGGTGAAATATTGGGGTCCGACCATTGTCCAGTAGGTTTGGAGATTGATCTTTAA
- a CDS encoding bile acid:sodium symporter family protein, translating into MKIKIDKFVLSIMAVVGIAYFFPQWGAQESKIPIDTISNIGISLIFFFYGLKLSPDKLKAGLKNWKLHVLVHVSTFLLFPLLVLVFRPMLQTEEQELLWLAFFFLAALPSTVSSSVVMVSMAKGNVPAAIFNASISGIIGIVLTPFWMGLFIQDTQVDFDFTEIYAKLILQIILPVVIGLFLQRFWGHWAQKYNSKLTLFDKAIILLIIYKSFAASFEDNVFGSVTVLDLLLISLAVLVLFIIVYFLTGFAAIKLGFNKEDQIAAQFCGTKKSLVHGTVFSKILFGHMTSMGVILLPLMLYHALQILILSVIASKLANRGVVEPKNMG; encoded by the coding sequence ATGAAAATTAAGATCGATAAGTTTGTCCTGTCCATTATGGCGGTGGTTGGGATTGCCTATTTTTTTCCACAATGGGGCGCGCAAGAAAGTAAAATTCCCATAGATACCATAAGTAATATCGGTATCTCCCTGATTTTCTTTTTTTATGGATTAAAATTGAGTCCAGATAAATTAAAGGCGGGGTTAAAGAATTGGAAGTTGCACGTGCTGGTACATGTTTCTACTTTTTTGCTTTTTCCGTTATTGGTATTGGTTTTTAGACCCATGTTGCAAACTGAGGAGCAAGAATTATTGTGGCTGGCATTCTTTTTTTTAGCGGCCTTACCGTCAACCGTTTCATCTTCTGTAGTAATGGTTTCCATGGCCAAGGGAAATGTTCCTGCTGCAATTTTTAATGCCAGTATTTCCGGAATCATTGGCATAGTCCTTACTCCGTTTTGGATGGGGCTTTTTATACAAGACACCCAAGTAGATTTTGATTTCACCGAAATATATGCCAAACTTATTCTTCAGATCATTCTACCGGTTGTTATTGGGCTTTTTTTACAGCGATTTTGGGGACACTGGGCCCAAAAATATAATAGCAAGCTCACTTTATTTGATAAAGCCATTATTTTGCTAATCATCTATAAAAGTTTTGCAGCATCGTTTGAGGATAATGTTTTTGGATCGGTAACTGTATTGGATTTATTGCTTATTTCTCTAGCGGTACTGGTATTGTTCATTATTGTATATTTCCTTACTGGTTTTGCTGCTATAAAACTTGGATTTAATAAGGAAGATCAAATTGCCGCTCAATTCTGTGGCACCAAAAAATCCTTGGTACACGGCACTGTTTTTTCTAAAATTTTATTTGGGCATATGACGTCTATGGGAGTAATCTTGTTGCCGTTAATGCTATACCATGCCCTTCAAATTTTGATACTAAGTGTTATTGCATCAAAGTTGGCAAATAGGGGAGTGGTGGAACCTAAAAATATGGGATGA